In the Anomalospiza imberbis isolate Cuckoo-Finch-1a 21T00152 chromosome 3, ASM3175350v1, whole genome shotgun sequence genome, TTATTACTGCAAAGACAAATGAAGGAAGAGACTTAATTACAAGCAcacagaagtatttttatttatattctgGAAAGAGCATAGGACTCCTCTTTGCAGCTTTACACATGACATTCAGAATTTGCCTTTTCGTCCTTTAGGAAACCCTGTTGGAAATATAAAAGACACATGCAATATTCTGTCTCATGCAAGAACGCTCTAAAAGCAGCAACATAAAGCCTGTAAAAAATCATATTCTTAAGAGAAAAAGCAACTTCTACAGATTCTCTCTGTTACTGCAAAGAAGGCTCAGGTTAACCACCTCCTCAACtatgaaaaaaggagaaaaagatagTTTTCACATTATTTAACTCCAACCAAGTCATTTGAGATGCAAAACACAGAAAGACGTGAGAAAAGGAATTCCTATTAATACTCAGAATTCCAAATCAAATGGTGCAAAGGATTCCTAAGAGTTAATTCATTATGGAAACCCACAATCTGATTCGacttttttgtgatttaaaGCGAATCATTAACGTAGAAAGGAATAATTACTGCCCCTCGCAGGCACACAGCCCGAGGGAAGGTGAAGATGGTGGGATGGGCACGAGGCTTTCATCCACAGCCCTGACACGCAAGGAGTGATGGTGCAGAATGAGGCGGCGGAGAGGAACAACAGCAACTTTGCTGCTTGCCCGCGTACCAGCCAACGTTAAAAATAACAAAGcgtttcaattaaaaaaataaaaacctctcTCAGATAATCTACAAATGCAGCAACCTCAGAGCGGGGACCCCGACGCTCCCCGTGCGCTCTCCACCGGGATCCCTCCCGGGTTTACCTGGCGGATCGCAGGCGCGGGGCCAGCGGGAGTGGATGGGACGTGCAGGGGGGCTCCTCCTTGGGACGATCCGGGGGGCAGCGGCGGGACAGGGACTCGGCTCCACCGAAGGACGAGCGGCACCCGCGGGCGCCCCGTCCGCACCCGCCGCGCCCTCATCTGCCGGCACCGCCCGGCGCCGCCCTCAGGGGAGGGCCGGGAACGCCGTGAGGGGGGCGGCCCCCGCCAATGGGCGCGGGGAGGGTGACGAGGCCCCGCCCCCCCGCGCGGGGCGCAGCCAATGGGGAGGCGCGAAGCTCTCCCGCCCCGGGCGCGCGGCGGCCCCGCCTTGCCGCAGtgcagcggcggcggcgccccctTCCGCCCCGCGCGCGGCGTCCGGTCGCCCCGGCAACGCGGCGCCCCGCGCGGCGTCACGGTGACGTCACGACGCGCCTCGGACAAGTGACGCGGCCCGGCAGCGCCGCGCGTGACGTCACGCCGGCTGGCTCTCGCTCCGTGTGACGTCACGACGGCCGTCTCCCTCCGCTGCTTTCCGAGCGGAGCCCACGGCAGTAACTCCGCTTTCCGCTGCGACAACTCGCCGCAGCACTGCCCCTGCCAGAAGCCggcagggaaggaaaagcccGGCCACGCCGAAATAATGCATCAGACACCTGAGTTTGGCTCGCGATGTAAGCACAGGTAATTAATGAAGCAGCAGTGCGTCAATGGACTCCATGCTCCTGTCACGGAGCAGGAGCCTCAGTTCCAGCTCTCCCCAGGCTTTCAGCTGATGTTAACGCTTGGTACGCTGTTAACCGTaaagaacagcagcagaacATCGAAACTGCAGCTAATTGCACAGAACAGCCCTACTACTGGGAGCGGCTCACCAGTTACTCTGCACAGGTTCACACAGTCACAATCCTGTTATTTCACCCACACAGTTTGCTTCCCACTCATGTCTACTACTGTCTCAAGTATTCCCAAACATTTTGAAATGCCTTCCTGGGGGAAGCCACCCGTGCCCAATAAAGTCCGGCCCAGATCTCCATTTAACAATAACAATCCTTCCCTTCGTGGTAATTTGGCAAAATTCAGGgatattaataattttctttccaaaaaccCCACTTGTAAACTCTGGAATAATACAGTAAGGACggagaacacaaaaaaaaaaaaaaaaaaaaaaaaaaaaaaaaaaaaaaaacacagaaaaattcagaaaaaatgaTTCCACCAATCTAGAGGAGTATCTAAAATCTAAATTCTCTAAGTCAGTCTGAAAGCTTCCCCTAGGTCTCAGGGAAAGCAAAACCCACTGGTCCACAGTCACCCACAGGATAAGCTAATGCTGGAATATTGCTGCATTATGATGACATCCAGTTATTCCACGATGAATGGAAACTTGATGGTATGTCAGAGAACTGGAACGTGTTTTTTTCACTAATCTGTGCTATTAGGCAGAAGTCAGTCccctcctatttttttttaataagaaaaacaTTATCAGTATTTgagaataaacaaaaatatcagTATCTTAAATTTTACTCATTTGCTGTTCTAGATCagttaaaataattcaaagGTAGTAGAACTGtctctttgtatttttaatttctaaaacctcAAGACTGTGTTTATACTCTGACAGCATAAATAATCCCCATCATTTGCTGGAGTCTGATAGTTTTGTGACTGTTGTAAAACTTAGGGAATTGCTCAAACCATGTAAGAAAGAGCCAGGGGTGCCCTGCACTGACATCATGCCTCTGTTACCAGTCAAACCAGTTATACCAGTACACTTGTTTCAAGGAGAGATCACCCAGCAGTTTAAAGGCTGAGCTCCACGTGGCCACAGAACCCAGGGGACAGATTTATCAGCCCAAAGCTGATTCAGACTGCCCTGCAAAGGAACCAGTCCAAGGAACAAGGAGAAAAGGATGTGTCTCGCCACCTGTGGATACACACAATTACTACCTGCCTTTACAGCCCAAAAATGTTCACCAATCTCAACACTTGGGCCACACCTGCATGGATAAAAATCTGGAAGGAGTTACATAAGAACACAACTTCTTGTGTTATGTTTTGTAAAACAAGTACAGTTCTGCTATGATTGCACACAAGAGTATTTCTACAGTGCTTTATCAAGAAATCCCTGTGCTGGTTTCCAAGTTTGCACCTCTTCTGTTGGAAGGTTTTCACTGCCAACAGCTGAGATGTGTAAGAAACTGCATTTGATCTGTATTCACCTCAGCAGCAAATTTCACCAAGTCAGAAAAACCCTAATATCCCAGATGGAGTCTAATTCCACACAAGGAAGAGTGTTGAACCTGCGCAAAGTGGCCAATTTATTTCTACTAGACAAACaggattttaaatttatttttcagaaagctgAACAAAGCTTTGACCCTGTGCATTTTCAAGTTCTGTTTGCACCCTGAGAACCACTCAGCAGTGGCATTTGTCAGTAGCTCATATTTTCAAGCAGAAAATGGTTGACCTACTAAACAGTATCAGTAAGATTTAAGTAAGAATAAACCATTATCTTATATAAAGATATGTCAAAGCTCTGTTACAGACTCCCAGCTCTGCTACAGGTATATTAATAATTCTGAAGAGTAACATAAAGGTAACTTAGTACGTACAGGGCTCAAAGTAAGAGCTGCTTGCCTAAATGCTTAGGTTAAGCAATATTTCAGTCACTTCACTTTTCTGATCTCCTCTTCTACGCTCTGCTGTTGCAGCCACATCTGGTCCTTTTGGTTTTCTGCCCTTCCTAAAGCTGTGCAAGTCTTGAGCAGCCTGTCCACAAGCCTTCCTTTCCACCCAATGCTCATTTAGGTCTTTTTTCTGTAGCCTGCCACGTGGGCAGAAACAGACAGTAAATTGTAGTGTATATTTTACTTCAATGAACTTTAATACCCTTCTGCAATCAATAAAATTAATTGTGAGTTAAATAACTGACTTCAATTCCTCAGAGCCTTCTTTTCCAATTAAGGTAATTGCAAGATTGAAAGGATCAAAATTCTTGTTCAGATTTAACAGATACAATGATGACAGTGACTTGTAGGCTAAGCCAAACAAATGTAAAGACAACTTAGGTAAGAATAACCTACCTTCCTGCTAAAATAATTGTTGTCAAAATAGTGTGACCTGGaagtgaaaatatatttatctttCTGAAAATAAGACTTAAAACATTCCAACAAGCATCACGGTGTTGTCTTCTCAACTTGTTCTCAGccagaaaacagaagagaaaacagaataaaaccaacccaaaacagccagaaaacaaaaaatctccCTGAATGGATActccaaaaaaaatttaaaattggggtttatttattcattcatttAAAGACTCTTCCTCTGACTGAAATCTTTCACTGACAGGAGAGGCTGACAGTCCATGAATTACATCTCAGAACAGTAAATGAATTCCCTCCAGGGGCACACTCTGCACACAGAACTGTACACTTGATACACCCCTCCCCCCTTTTGcttctctgtattttaaatttcagattttttttttgctattttcatTTCAACAGCAGATATAATTTTCAAGATAATTTTCTGGTACACAGGGCAATGTCTCAGGAACATGTTCTGTTTTAAACCTCAAGGTTTTAATTTGCCCTTTAACTACTTTTTCCTTTACATCTGCACTTGAAAATCTAACAATTTACTATAAATTATTCTAATCACCATCTCCCAATACCTGAGGACAACCACTTAAATTCATGTTCTATTTATTAATAACAGGCATTCAGAGATTACTTTCAAATCAAGGTTCCAGTATAATATTTGTCTTTTCAGCCACTCTATCTCAATAAAATTGTGCTCATTTTTTTAGAGTTTTGTTGTGTTGAACAGACTTCTAAGAACCCAAGGGTAGCAAATGCcattaaaatagaaatactgAAAGCTTTGTTAACACATAATGGGTGTTGAAGATCCCTGTAGGAATGGTCAAACTGAAACTACTCAATCAATTAAGAAAAGGCCCGTGCCTAACTTATATTTTCaagaaactttaaaataaaacagctaTTTTAATGATTAAGACAAACTTAGTTATTTAATCCACTGATGTAACCTTCAGAAGTTCAACACATTATACATACATACtaccaaggaaaaaaagctttaattaTCTTTGCTTCATttaacaaaaaaccaaaaacagtATTTCAAGAATTCTCAAATTTCAGAATTCTCAAACACCCATAtgaagaaaatactttaaacAGTCTTAATATTTCTATGGCTTTTGATCAACTGGAGCCCTAAAACTTTATGGGCAGATGCAAAATTTACCACCTAAAAGGCAGCATGAAAAGTTTGTCCAACTCCAAGACCTTCTCTGAGACAATTAAGCAAgaaatgttacttttttttttgatgctCCAATTACTTTCAGCTTCCCCCAACTCAAGGCTTTCCTACTGCTCAAAAATGCAAAAGATATTTTGACACTCATAAAATCAATAAAGGACATAAATAAGTTGAGATGCAGATGGTAGCTGATAGATAGGCAGCTAACAGGCTACATCACAAAATGGCTAAGAGCAATGCAAAGTTAGTTAAGGGAGTAACAACTAACGAGTGCCTGACTGCAGAATACCCTTTATTCTAATGTCCTTTtaataaacaaaacagaactgCTTGGAACTACTGGTGATGCCTCACTGCTCTCCCTTTGTAAACTCCatttctcctcccttcctcccaaGTCCCTTTTTTCCTGAGAGCTAAGTTCTTTATGACAGAACCCTACTTTTTACAGAAAGCAACTTAAACCTTCTAACTATTCCATTATGTGCATCTCCTGCAACTCTCCCTCCTTTCACAGGGAGACAATGTGCTGTTACTCCTTTATGATTCTGAGGGTGATGTTTTGGAGGGCATCTTACAGAAATCAATCTTCCCTTTGCACATCTGTTGAAGAGGCTCGATACTCCTACGAAGACTGGGTGTTAATTTGTCTCCTAAGCAAGAATGGCAgtccctattttttttcctttgcttttttagGAATGCCTCACTTCTCCTATCTCAAGATCTCAGAGTCATTGCCAGGTGGGTGGATAGAATCACTGACGTACAGCCTTAGGTGAGTCAAAAATACATACCACAAATTTGAGCAATCATTTCTCCATCCCTTCACCAACCAGTAGCAGCAAGAACTGGTACCGACCTACCAGTGCTCCACTACAAACCAGATTTTCAACAAACCTTAAGTGGTATCAATAAAGCACAGTTCAGTTGCTTTGTTGATCAAAGTGCATCAGAGTTCCTGCTTCTCTCCTCCAGCCACAGCGGAGTCCGACGCAACAGGAACTTTGCTGCTTCCAGCAAAAACAGTTTCAAAAgcagcctcctgctcctctgaagTCACAGCAGCAGGGGCTCCTctgacagctgtgctgggaaatgCTGGCCGCTGCTCTGGAATCCTTTCAAGGTCCACtgttctccttcctcttcttttgcCCAGGATTTTGATGTAATTAGCTGGCACAAGTCCTGTTGTCTGCCCATCGTAACTAGCCAGAAGCCAACCACGGATTTTGGGTTGTTGTTCTGAAGAAGAGAATGCAAATGCATCAAGTTACAGGACAATTAGACAAAACTGAACAAAACTACTCTGTAAGTTTTATTAGAACGCAAGTAAAAATCAGTGTGGATGAGGAATTTGGTCAAAGAGGGTggtttgggggctttttttgtttcaattttCAGACTGTTGCACTATAACTTACTTCACATGTGatgagaaaataaacagaaaatcaaaagttTACCTTTGGGTGCTAATCTTAGCATGTCACCAGCACGGAaagaaatttcttcttctgagagAGCATTGAAATCATATTCTGCTCTTCCAACTACATGGTCATCTTCTCCACTCGCCCAGTTACTAGACActgttttcaaacaaaaaatcacTATTTTATCTGCTTTGAGTTACAAAGTTTGGTGtgtttttcaaaggaaaatgaagaaaacactTCAACTTCCTTGCTAAAACTTTTCCAATAGAGAAGTGACAGAAGTAACATGAAAAGCAAGATTTTTTGAGTAAATCCAACCAACACTTGTCCCACCCAACCCATACTGCCACATCTAATAGGAAGGAACGAGAAGTTGAGAGGAAGCATGATTCTGGAATCACAGAAAGCTTCAGCAGGAAACCATATCTTAACAACATGTTACTTAAGCAGGTTGTCACTTGCATCACATGCCTAAAATTCAGTACTGTGCCCCAGCATCTATTAATTGCTATTGCTGTAGTGTGAGATTAATCACTGTACAGGCAATAACAAAAGGAGCAATACACGCCACACTTCTCTGGTGCTGCAGGTCATCTTTACCTGTTTCTTCCTCACTGTATGTAGAAAGCAGCTTCCAAATCAGGTAGGGGCCTCCCAATATAACAGCAAAGAACAAGAAAATGGGCCAGGATTTCGCAGAGTTAGCCACCTTATCTTCAAGGCCAGCACGAGCTACTTTGCCCTCACTCTCAGCCCACAGATCCTCGTTCTCGCAGCTCTGCCGCAGACCCAGCAAGTGCTGCAGGCGCTGGTAGAGGTACCTTATAGTTCTCACTAGAGCAAAAGCTGAAAACACCTTGGTGAAGTGAATTTTGAGGCGGGAGAAGTGGTTGGCCAcatccagcacagctctgaagCTGTTGTAGACAGCCGAGAAGGTCGCGTCCATCATCATGCTGACCGAGGCGAAGGCGTGCACGATGCTCTCGATGGACTGGAAGgcccctctgctgctctcctcagCCTGCTGCACAAACCTGCTGGGGGGAATGCCATCGGCACAGAAGCGGTTATAGCCCAGCCCTCCGTAGCCATAGCTGTAGGGACTATAGCTTCCATAGAAAGAGGTGCCATATGAGCCAtagcctggggaaaaggagcTGCTGTAGGCCGGCCTGAAAGCGCTCAGGCTGCTGCTTGCCGTTTGCTGGGATGGTCTTGGCAAAATGGGTGGAGGGATTCGTGCCACTGTGGGCTGTCCGGGCCTGGTCAGCAGGTTGTCACCCAAGTCAGCAGACCTAAACCAATTCAGATAATCAAGATCAGCGCCCAGAGTTTAAGTTTTCCTTTCCACTAACTACTAAACACCACAGAGAGTTTCAGCAGTGCGGGGACAGGGAACCTGGGAGCTCAACACTCAGTACGCTGAAAAGCGTTTGCTGAAAGTAAAAGATCTGGACAGGAAACACAGATCCTTCAGGGGAATAAAACCCCCATAATCAGATATCCAGTGTAAACATGGAACTGGAATGTAAATATGGAAAACCTTTGTCTATTTATTCTATCATTTGTTGTGTATTTAATGTATCAGCACGTGAAATACACAACCCAGAGCCATCAAACCTACTGCTCTAACACCTACATCATTCTTCTGCACATGAAAGCCTCTCCTAGGCCCTAACACAAACTTTTATGAACTTTCCAATCTGAAAGTTTTATTTCCAACCCTTGTTACCAACTCTTCTACACAATGAGCCAATGATACAGCAGGAAGAAAGCTTGAGAACTCCTCTGAATCCACTCTTGAAGTGTGGCATGACCTAACTGGGAATCCAAGTAATTATGCAACAATATGTGCAAGGGTTGGGGGGGTCCCCAATTTCCCTCTCTCTACCCAAACTACCTGATTACCTGTGCAGATTGTCAAGGGGCTAAATCTACTACTGAGAAGTGTTGGCAGAGAGAGGTCTTAatttagtaatttttattttcctttgcatgCCCCTGAGTTTAAATAGTTTTATCAACGCCCTTCAAAATAAAACTCTGGAAGTATTTGACTGGCATTTGAATTCTGTCAAGCAGCTTTTTGTCCAACTTCTGTCAgttcaataaaaatatatgtatttcatTCACACTTTATCACCATAAAAgtcaaacattttatttccca is a window encoding:
- the PEX13 gene encoding peroxisome biogenesis factor 13, which codes for MAAMPPPKPWESRRLPGTATAFQSADLGDNLLTRPGQPTVARIPPPILPRPSQQTASSSLSAFRPAYSSSFSPGYGSYGTSFYGSYSPYSYGYGGLGYNRFCADGIPPSRFVQQAEESSRGAFQSIESIVHAFASVSMMMDATFSAVYNSFRAVLDVANHFSRLKIHFTKVFSAFALVRTIRYLYQRLQHLLGLRQSCENEDLWAESEGKVARAGLEDKVANSAKSWPIFLFFAVILGGPYLIWKLLSTYSEEETVSSNWASGEDDHVVGRAEYDFNALSEEEISFRAGDMLRLAPKEQQPKIRGWLLASYDGQTTGLVPANYIKILGKRRGRRTVDLERIPEQRPAFPSTAVRGAPAAVTSEEQEAAFETVFAGSSKVPVASDSAVAGGEKQEL